A stretch of DNA from Pelorhabdus rhamnosifermentans:
ATGAATCCTTTACTGCTAATCGCCGTGATATGCGGGGGAGCAAGTGGCGTGTTTACTTTCAATGTATTAGGAGCAGGACTCGTGGCAACGCCTTCTCCGGGAAGTATTATTGCCGTATTAGCGATGACCCCCAAGGGTGGATATGCAGCCGTTCTGTCTGGAATACTCGTATCAACAGCGGTTTCATTTCTCATTGCTGCCGTGTTTGTAAAACAAGCTAGTACCAAACAGGATGATTCCAAGCTGGAAGAATCTAGGATAAAAGTTAAGAATCTTAAGGGAACTCAGGTTAAAAGGGCAGTTACGAAAGTCATTTTTGCCTGTGATGCAGGGATGGGATCGAGTGCAATGGGAGCCACTATGTTGCGCAATAAATTTCAGAAGGCCGGACTCAATATCGAAGTAGTAAATTGTGCAATCGACGCGATTCCCGCCGATGCACAGATTGTTATTACCCATGAAAAACTGGCTGCTCGTGCTAAAGCTAAATCACCTCATGCCGAGCATATATTGGTCCCGGATTTTATTGAAAATCATGTTTTTGAACTGTTAAGCGAACGACTGACTGCGATCAAGACATCCGTTATTGAGGAAGTAAGTGCTGATGTGGCAGATAATGTCGTTCTCAGAAAAAGCAATATCCTCTTGGGTCTGGAAAGTATGGAACGGGATGAAGCCATTAGAATGGCGGGGCGTTTACTGTATCAAGGTGGATATGTAAATGAAGAGTATATTGAAGCCATGATTGAGAGAGAAAACGATCTTACGACCTATATTGGCAAAGGAATTGCTATTCCGCATGGAGTTGGGAAAGCGAAAGATAATATTAGAAATTCAGGAATGGTGGTTTTGCAATTTCCAGAGGGGGTTTCCTTTGGTGAGGGAAAGGCCTATCTGGTAATTGGGATAGCAGGCGTAGGAAATGAGCATCTAAGCATTCTTTCAAATATTGCCACAGCAGTCAATGCGGAAGACGATAGTATGGTAGAAGTGTTAAGAACTACGACAGATAGCGAATATTTATATCAGCTTTTTTATAGTCAAAATTAGCATGAAAATTTCAAATCTCTGGGGGATAAATAATGATCATTACCGTTACGTTAAATCCGGCAGTTGATAAAACGGTGGAAATCAATGATGTTCATATCAATAGGGTCAATAGAGTATCATCTGTAAGATTAGATGCGGGTGGTAAAGGTATCAATGTTTCTAAAATCATACTGAGCTTAGGGGGTAAGAGCAGAGCTATAGGATTTCTTGGTGGAAAAGCCGGGGCGTTTATCAAAGAATATTTAGACGAAATGGGTATTGCAAATGAGTTTGTTTTCATTGAGGGAGAATCAAGAACGAATCTCAAGATTGTGGATCCTTTACAGCAGACAAATACCGATATAAATGAAAGTGGACCCGAAATTACGGAGGCAGATATCAAGCAGATTGATAACTATCTTTCACAATCCGTCAGTGAAAAATCAGTTATGATATTCTCGGGCAGTGTTCCTCCTAATATGGAAAATGACATC
This window harbors:
- a CDS encoding PTS sugar transporter subunit IIA codes for the protein MNPLLLIAVICGGASGVFTFNVLGAGLVATPSPGSIIAVLAMTPKGGYAAVLSGILVSTAVSFLIAAVFVKQASTKQDDSKLEESRIKVKNLKGTQVKRAVTKVIFACDAGMGSSAMGATMLRNKFQKAGLNIEVVNCAIDAIPADAQIVITHEKLAARAKAKSPHAEHILVPDFIENHVFELLSERLTAIKTSVIEEVSADVADNVVLRKSNILLGLESMERDEAIRMAGRLLYQGGYVNEEYIEAMIERENDLTTYIGKGIAIPHGVGKAKDNIRNSGMVVLQFPEGVSFGEGKAYLVIGIAGVGNEHLSILSNIATAVNAEDDSMVEVLRTTTDSEYLYQLFYSQN